In the genome of Entelurus aequoreus isolate RoL-2023_Sb linkage group LG08, RoL_Eaeq_v1.1, whole genome shotgun sequence, one region contains:
- the LOC133655128 gene encoding tetraspanin-13-like, with the protein MGCAGFTCSKHSLCALNILYIMVSLLMIGIAAWGKWFGLVSSFQVVGGVIGVGVFLFFVALVGLIGAMKHHQVLLFFYMIILFMVFIVQFSVSSACLAINKEQQDHLLEVGWNNSRSTQRDVEKSLNCCGFRQVDLNATCNAACFPNHSCLPCADKIQEHADEILRFVGGTGLFFSFTEILGVWLTYRYRNQKDPRANPSAFL; encoded by the exons ATGGGTTGCGCCGGATTCACCTGCTCCAAACACTCCCTGTGCGCGCTCAACATCCTTTACATT ATGGTGAGCTTGCTGATGATTGGAATTGCAGCGTGGGGCAAGTGGTTCGGTCTGGTCTCCAGTTTCCAAGTGGTAGGTGGCGTCATCGGAGTGGGTGTCTTCCTCTTCTTCGTGGCTCTGGTCGGCCTCATTGGTGCAATGAAGCACCACCAGGTCCTTCTTTTCTTT TACATGATTATCCTGTTCATGGTGTTTATCGTGCAGTTCTCCGTTTCCAGTGCCTGTCTCGCCATCAACAAGGAGCAACAG GATCATCTGCTGGAGGTTGGCTGGAACAACTCCCGTAGCACCCAGAGAGACGTTGAGAAGAGCCTTAACTGCTGCGGCTTCAGACAGGTGGACCTCAACGCCACCTGTAATGCT GCCTGTTTCCCCAATCACTCGTGTTTGCCCTGCGCCGATAAGATCCAGGAGCACGCCGACGAAATCCTGCGTTTTGTAGGAGGAACGGGACTCTTTTTCAGTTTCACTGAG ATTTTGGGCGTGTGGCTCACATATCGCTACAGGAATCAAAAGGACCCCCGAGCCAACCCCAGTGCGTTCCTGTGA